The following are encoded in a window of Pseudophaeobacter arcticus DSM 23566 genomic DNA:
- a CDS encoding VOC family protein produces the protein MTTIDDLSLGVADVPAARAFYGRVLDVLGKRCLAEGDGFAAFGRDRVAFLLLTPFNGGLASAGNGAHVAFAAPDREAVAKAHAAGLDAGASDEGAPGERAAYPMPGVLAAYLRDPWGNKIELVHGGFSA, from the coding sequence ATGACCACCATCGACGATCTCAGCCTCGGGGTTGCCGACGTGCCTGCGGCGCGCGCCTTCTATGGCCGCGTTCTGGACGTCCTCGGCAAGCGCTGCCTCGCGGAAGGAGACGGGTTCGCCGCCTTCGGACGTGACCGCGTAGCCTTTCTGCTCCTGACTCCCTTCAATGGAGGATTGGCCTCCGCGGGCAACGGCGCTCACGTCGCCTTCGCAGCGCCGGATCGCGAGGCGGTCGCAAAGGCCCATGCCGCCGGGCTCGACGCCGGGGCCAGTGACGAGGGCGCACCGGGAGAGCGTGCCGCCTATCCGATGCCCGGCGTCTTAGCCGCCTATCTGCGCGATCCCTGGGGCAACAAGATCGAACTGGTCCATGGCGGATTCAGCGCCTGA
- a CDS encoding GNAT family N-acetyltransferase, with translation MIGAVPALRFARLTDVPLEDLVAHMSDPRLRAHMPLLTGNWGEAEARAFVAAKEAAWARDGLGHWAFLAGKRYVGWGGFQKEDAEWDFGLVLRPRDFGLGQRITHAALDFARADPRIPFVTFLLPPSRRNLGALHRIGAQSVGRQDHSGATFLKFRLDTPLINQRSQGEFP, from the coding sequence ATGATCGGCGCCGTCCCCGCCCTCCGCTTCGCGCGGCTGACCGACGTGCCACTTGAGGACCTCGTCGCGCACATGTCGGATCCGCGTCTGCGCGCGCACATGCCATTGCTGACCGGCAACTGGGGCGAGGCGGAGGCGCGGGCCTTCGTGGCGGCCAAAGAGGCGGCTTGGGCGCGCGACGGTCTCGGCCACTGGGCCTTCCTGGCCGGAAAACGGTATGTCGGCTGGGGTGGCTTCCAGAAGGAAGACGCGGAATGGGACTTTGGCCTCGTGTTGCGGCCGCGGGATTTCGGGCTTGGCCAGCGGATCACGCATGCGGCGCTCGACTTCGCGCGCGCCGATCCGCGCATCCCCTTCGTCACCTTCCTCCTGCCGCCTTCGCGCCGCAACCTCGGTGCGCTGCACCGGATAGGGGCGCAGTCTGTCGGCCGGCAGGACCACTCCGGCGCGACATTCCTGAAATTTCGTCTCGACACACCGTTGATCAACCAGCGTTCACAAGGAGAGTTCCCATGA
- a CDS encoding glutathione S-transferase family protein, which translates to MTQSITLVSHALCPYVQRIAIALSEKGVAHERVTVDLANKPGWFLALSPLGRTPVLKVGEAALFESAAILEFLEDTLPQPLHPADPVERARHRAWIGFASECLNDIAGFYTAPDSGTLERKAAALHARFRVMEGQLRPGPWFAGEQFSLVDAVFAPVFRYFDTFDRIADFGVFDGLSGMAEWRRALAERPSVRNAVTAEYPERLADFLRRRDSALSRMMELSCLTLRQTA; encoded by the coding sequence ATGACACAGTCCATCACACTCGTCAGCCACGCGCTGTGCCCTTACGTCCAACGCATCGCCATCGCGCTTTCCGAAAAGGGTGTGGCGCACGAGCGCGTCACCGTCGATCTGGCGAACAAGCCCGGCTGGTTTCTGGCATTGTCACCGCTCGGGCGGACGCCGGTCCTGAAGGTCGGCGAGGCGGCGCTGTTTGAATCCGCCGCGATCCTCGAATTCCTCGAGGACACGCTGCCCCAGCCGCTGCATCCCGCCGACCCGGTCGAGCGCGCACGGCACCGCGCGTGGATCGGCTTCGCCTCGGAATGCCTGAACGACATCGCCGGGTTCTACACCGCCCCCGATTCCGGGACGCTCGAGCGAAAGGCCGCGGCGCTCCACGCCCGGTTCCGGGTGATGGAAGGCCAGCTTCGCCCCGGTCCCTGGTTCGCCGGAGAGCAATTCAGCCTGGTCGATGCGGTCTTCGCGCCGGTCTTCCGCTACTTCGACACCTTCGACCGGATTGCCGACTTCGGCGTCTTCGATGGGCTGTCGGGGATGGCCGAATGGCGTCGCGCATTGGCCGAGAGGCCTTCGGTGCGGAACGCGGTCACGGCGGAGTATCCCGAAAGGCTGGCCGACTTCCTGCGCCGCAGGGACAGCGCGCTGTCGCGGATGATGGAGCTGTCCTGCCTCACGCTCCGGCAAACGGCATGA
- a CDS encoding cupredoxin domain-containing protein produces the protein MRGLTPLTRRGFGRGLGAALSLAGLPGLARAHDGTHEVEVRIASFAFDPASVEVLVGDSITWTNADLAPHTATAEDGSWDTGTLEKGGRARITFDAPGDYSYFCAYHPHMKGTVTVRTRSGA, from the coding sequence GTGCGCGGGCTGACGCCCCTGACCCGGCGCGGGTTCGGCCGGGGGCTGGGCGCGGCCCTGTCCCTGGCCGGGCTGCCGGGGCTTGCGCGGGCCCATGACGGCACGCACGAGGTCGAGGTGCGCATCGCCAGCTTCGCCTTCGATCCGGCTAGCGTCGAAGTCCTTGTGGGCGACAGCATCACCTGGACGAACGCCGATCTTGCGCCGCACACCGCCACGGCCGAGGACGGAAGCTGGGATACCGGCACGCTGGAAAAGGGCGGCCGCGCACGCATCACGTTCGACGCGCCCGGCGACTATTCCTACTTCTGCGCCTATCACCCCCACATGAAAGGAACCGTCACCGTCCGGACCCGGTCCGGCGCCTGA
- a CDS encoding DUF4142 domain-containing protein gives MKTLTLAIGFALATTGFAAQADEPMNDLEIAHTAYTAGGLDIRYAHLALAVSENEAVREFAQTMIRDHSAVNEAAGALIAELQVTPQDNGLSQALVEGAAAKRAELMALTGNAFDCAYAANELGYHQVVNKTVAESFIPVVTVEPLKALLEDALVTFKAHEQHAENMVAGLTCAG, from the coding sequence ATGAAGACCTTGACCCTTGCCATTGGATTCGCCCTCGCCACGACTGGCTTCGCCGCTCAGGCGGACGAGCCGATGAACGACCTCGAGATCGCCCACACGGCCTATACGGCGGGCGGGCTCGACATCCGCTACGCGCATCTGGCGCTGGCGGTTTCCGAGAACGAGGCGGTGCGCGAATTCGCCCAGACGATGATCCGCGACCACAGCGCCGTCAACGAGGCGGCGGGCGCGCTGATCGCCGAACTGCAGGTGACGCCGCAGGACAACGGGCTGTCGCAGGCGCTGGTCGAGGGTGCGGCCGCCAAGCGGGCCGAACTGATGGCCCTGACCGGCAATGCGTTCGATTGCGCCTATGCGGCCAACGAGCTCGGCTATCATCAGGTCGTCAACAAGACCGTCGCCGAAAGCTTCATCCCCGTCGTCACGGTGGAGCCGCTGAAGGCGCTGCTCGAGGACGCGCTGGTGACCTTCAAGGCGCACGAGCAGCACGCGGAGAACATGGTCGCGGGGCTGACGTGCGCGGGCTGA
- a CDS encoding AraC family transcriptional regulator, protein MLDLLSDILTRLSLRGTLYFRTSFMEPWGVRVPAFRDVARFHFAHRGEALVRLAGAQVPVHLAQGDLIVIPHGAAHVLSCRHTGPDEALPLDDVLSRSGFPGHGTLVWGGGESPRDTQLICGHFALAEGSRHLLFDRLPPFIHLRGYGEEAGPWLEATLKVIGAEAGGARLGGDLIALKMSEAIFAQAIRAHIEAEHETDCGVAGFADPHLARALTAFHRAPTADWTVASLAREAGLSRTGFAERFSDRLGVTPMAYVTSWRMQIAREALAARGLSVAEAAEVSGYASESAFSRVFKKEIGVSPAAFRQSGIARHEAA, encoded by the coding sequence ATGTTGGACCTGCTCAGTGACATCCTCACCCGCCTTTCGCTTCGTGGTACGCTCTATTTCCGTACGAGCTTCATGGAACCCTGGGGCGTCCGCGTGCCCGCCTTCCGCGACGTGGCGCGTTTCCACTTTGCCCATCGGGGCGAGGCGCTGGTGCGTTTAGCGGGGGCGCAGGTCCCCGTGCACCTGGCGCAGGGCGACCTGATCGTGATTCCCCACGGGGCGGCCCATGTCCTCAGTTGCCGCCACACCGGACCCGACGAGGCGTTGCCGCTGGACGACGTGCTGTCCCGCTCCGGGTTTCCGGGTCACGGCACGCTGGTCTGGGGCGGCGGCGAGAGCCCGCGCGATACGCAGCTGATCTGCGGGCACTTCGCGCTGGCCGAAGGGTCACGGCATCTGCTGTTCGACCGCTTGCCCCCCTTTATCCACTTACGCGGCTATGGAGAGGAGGCTGGCCCCTGGCTTGAAGCCACGCTCAAGGTCATCGGGGCCGAAGCCGGCGGCGCACGGCTCGGCGGCGATCTGATCGCTCTGAAGATGTCCGAGGCGATCTTCGCCCAAGCGATCCGTGCCCATATCGAGGCGGAGCACGAGACGGACTGTGGCGTGGCTGGTTTTGCCGACCCCCATCTGGCGCGGGCGCTGACCGCGTTTCACCGTGCGCCGACCGCCGACTGGACGGTTGCCAGCCTCGCCCGTGAGGCGGGGCTGTCACGGACAGGCTTTGCCGAGCGGTTCTCGGACCGACTCGGCGTGACGCCGATGGCCTATGTCACCTCCTGGCGGATGCAGATCGCGCGCGAGGCGCTCGCAGCGCGGGGGCTCTCGGTGGCTGAGGCGGCGGAAGTCTCGGGCTACGCGTCGGAATCCGCCTTCAGCCGGGTCTTCAAGAAGGAGATCGGCGTGTCGCCCGCCGCCTTCCGGCAGTCCGGCATCGCGCGACACGAGGCAGCATAG
- a CDS encoding SPW repeat domain-containing protein, with the protein MRFVTKTIHAWLDYPVALALIALPFLLGLGASNPLALTISPIVGVAAFLLTVFTDHHLGVIRVLPYKLHLAVDLAVGVLFLILPFALGFSGLDAAYYWLNGAAVVAVIGLSKPETAMVAA; encoded by the coding sequence ATGCGCTTCGTCACCAAGACCATCCATGCCTGGCTCGACTACCCCGTCGCGCTCGCCCTCATCGCCCTGCCGTTCCTGCTCGGGCTCGGTGCCTCAAATCCGCTCGCCCTCACGATCTCGCCGATCGTGGGCGTCGCGGCCTTCCTGCTGACCGTGTTCACCGACCACCACCTCGGCGTGATCCGCGTGCTGCCCTACAAGCTGCACCTCGCCGTCGATCTGGCGGTCGGCGTCCTGTTCCTGATCCTGCCCTTCGCGCTCGGCTTTTCCGGGCTCGATGCCGCCTACTACTGGCTGAACGGCGCCGCCGTCGTCGCGGTCATCGGCCTCTCGAAACCCGAAACCGCGATGGTCGCGGCCTGA
- a CDS encoding carboxymuconolactone decarboxylase family protein, whose amino-acid sequence MARITQISDSAATPEAAALFTAIKGKIGMVPNLYRVAANQPAVLAGLLGLGESLGRGSFDARTREAIALAVAGANACDYCASAHSAISAGLKVAPEAVKAHLAGRAETPRMAAILRLAVAIVAAKGMIEDADLDAARAAGLTEADIVETVANVVANIFTNYLNHVAATDIDFPVVSAGKAAA is encoded by the coding sequence ATGGCTCGTATCACCCAGATTTCCGACTCTGCCGCCACCCCTGAGGCCGCCGCGCTCTTCACAGCCATCAAGGGCAAGATCGGCATGGTGCCGAACCTCTACCGGGTCGCCGCGAACCAGCCGGCAGTGCTTGCCGGGCTTCTCGGACTCGGCGAATCGCTTGGACGCGGCAGCTTCGACGCCCGCACCCGCGAGGCGATCGCGCTGGCCGTTGCCGGCGCCAACGCCTGCGACTACTGCGCCTCGGCGCATTCCGCGATCTCGGCCGGACTGAAAGTCGCACCCGAGGCGGTGAAGGCGCATCTCGCCGGCCGAGCGGAAACCCCGCGCATGGCGGCAATCCTGAGGCTTGCGGTCGCCATCGTGGCCGCAAAGGGGATGATCGAGGACGCAGACCTCGATGCCGCACGGGCTGCTGGACTGACCGAGGCCGACATCGTCGAGACGGTTGCGAACGTGGTGGCGAACATCTTCACCAACTACCTCAACCATGTCGCGGCCACCGACATCGACTTCCCGGTGGTCTCGGCCGGCAAGGCCGCCGCCTGA
- a CDS encoding type IV secretory system conjugative DNA transfer family protein, whose protein sequence is MTKTLPLWAALLFGVICGAIIGTIVAAFYLTLALKTGFQSFDMLALWKASAGTRAAHPEAFKVGFGAVGFGAIGLGALALAWTWKKERDDYGSAHWQTKAELKKNDMLQAPGKGFVCGKLGSPTSKAEFISSTTIPHVMMVAPTRAGKGVGFVIPNLLSFAGSVVVLDVKGENFEKTARLRALNGDEVYRFSPFDWANATHRYNPLARIAKAPSFAQRFTEVSILADLFLDKDNKTLDTFSEAGKSIFVAACLLAIQRGTPNLGEVNRIVAGGEYKNAQYKTYADEAEEDILRELWTNAASASSRLLTSNIQALMTAGLKQWDNPAVRSATEASDFDFSTFRKTPQSLYIAVSEDHIATLAPLLRLMFADLIASIRLNEPGPDEPWPVMMMIDEFQQMGAMPYLERAIHSLASYGGRVAMIAQSLASLDRIYGPEGRESLENGAGLKLYITPRDQRTVKEVSAAVGSTTREAVTRMYGRNKGFLGATSTSARLEERPLLSETEARLMDPDEVIILASPQHPIKASRIKYYDDPFFKEMLARQEGKPFPYPPSVQGVGPWGGDGGDEAGADEPLKPVERAPVRDRSQRREARAMSVRTMEAGRGQPEPETLEREAAVPKEWEAVLDAREDFIEELLGG, encoded by the coding sequence ATGACCAAGACACTTCCCCTCTGGGCTGCGCTTCTTTTCGGTGTGATCTGCGGCGCCATCATAGGCACCATCGTTGCCGCCTTCTACCTGACCCTGGCCCTGAAAACCGGGTTTCAGAGTTTCGACATGCTGGCGCTCTGGAAGGCCAGCGCAGGCACGCGCGCGGCGCATCCCGAGGCCTTCAAGGTGGGGTTTGGTGCCGTCGGCTTCGGAGCCATCGGCCTCGGCGCCCTGGCGCTGGCCTGGACCTGGAAGAAGGAGCGGGACGACTACGGTTCCGCCCATTGGCAGACCAAGGCAGAGCTGAAGAAGAACGACATGCTGCAGGCCCCGGGCAAGGGCTTTGTCTGCGGCAAGCTTGGTTCCCCGACGTCCAAGGCAGAGTTCATCTCCTCGACCACGATCCCGCATGTGATGATGGTCGCGCCCACCCGCGCCGGTAAGGGCGTGGGTTTCGTGATCCCGAACCTTCTGAGCTTCGCGGGCTCGGTCGTGGTGCTCGACGTGAAGGGCGAGAACTTCGAGAAGACCGCGCGGCTCCGGGCGCTGAACGGGGACGAGGTCTATCGCTTCAGCCCCTTCGATTGGGCCAACGCCACACACCGCTACAACCCGCTCGCGCGGATCGCCAAGGCACCGAGCTTTGCGCAGCGTTTCACCGAGGTGTCGATCCTCGCCGACCTTTTCCTCGACAAGGACAACAAGACCCTCGACACCTTCTCCGAGGCGGGCAAGTCGATCTTTGTCGCGGCCTGCCTGCTGGCGATCCAGCGCGGCACGCCGAACCTCGGCGAGGTGAACAGGATCGTCGCCGGGGGCGAATACAAGAACGCGCAATACAAGACCTATGCAGACGAGGCCGAGGAAGACATCCTGCGCGAGCTCTGGACCAACGCTGCTTCGGCCTCGTCGCGGCTGCTGACCTCGAACATCCAGGCGCTGATGACCGCCGGTCTCAAGCAATGGGACAACCCGGCGGTGCGCTCGGCCACCGAGGCGAGCGACTTTGATTTCTCGACCTTCCGGAAAACCCCGCAGTCGCTCTATATCGCGGTCTCCGAGGATCATATCGCGACGCTGGCGCCGCTCCTGCGCCTGATGTTCGCCGACCTCATCGCGTCGATCCGCCTGAACGAGCCGGGCCCGGATGAGCCCTGGCCCGTCATGATGATGATCGACGAGTTCCAGCAGATGGGGGCCATGCCCTATCTCGAGCGCGCGATCCATTCGCTGGCGAGCTACGGCGGCCGGGTTGCGATGATTGCGCAGTCACTGGCCTCGCTTGACCGGATCTACGGGCCCGAGGGCCGCGAAAGCCTCGAGAACGGGGCAGGGCTGAAGCTCTACATCACGCCTCGCGACCAGCGCACCGTGAAGGAGGTCTCCGCCGCCGTCGGCAGCACGACCCGCGAGGCGGTCACCAGGATGTATGGGCGTAACAAAGGTTTCCTCGGCGCGACCTCGACCTCGGCACGGCTGGAAGAACGGCCTCTGCTTTCCGAGACGGAAGCGCGCCTCATGGATCCCGACGAGGTGATCATCCTCGCCTCGCCCCAGCATCCGATCAAGGCGAGCCGGATCAAGTATTACGACGATCCCTTCTTCAAGGAGATGCTGGCCCGCCAGGAGGGCAAGCCGTTCCCCTATCCGCCGAGTGTGCAGGGCGTGGGGCCCTGGGGCGGTGACGGTGGTGACGAAGCCGGCGCGGATGAGCCGTTGAAACCAGTCGAACGCGCGCCTGTCCGGGATCGCTCGCAGCGTCGCGAAGCGCGCGCTATGAGCGTGAGGACAATGGAGGCCGGGCGCGGGCAGCCTGAGCCCGAGACGCTCGAGCGGGAAGCGGCCGTGCCGAAGGAATGGGAGGCGGTGTTGGATGCGCGGGAGGATTTCATTGAGGAGTTGTTGGGAGGGTGA